A genomic stretch from Erwinia sp. E_sp_B01_1 includes:
- a CDS encoding ABC transporter ATP-binding protein — MNVTPHSASPVVAVENLRVIAHAEDGHEIPLVSDIRFTVQKGEVLALIGESGSGKTTIALALMGYARHGCHIAEGSIHIAGTDVTALTPQQQCAFRGNKVAYIAQSAAASFNPAMKIMDQVVEPVVIHGIMSRAEAEKKAVILFRELALPNPDTIGKRYPHQVSGGQLQRLMTAMALISDPEVVILDEPTTALDVTTQVEVLKVFRRVVRQRGMTAIYVSHDLAVVAQMADRILVLLKGRIAEYGTTEALLRAPQAEYSHLLLEAAKLKQRPSPWITPDESVQPMLEVRDLSAGYGPLDSQGQPKIPILSDINFKLWRGQAIGIIGESGSGKTTLAHVIAGMNAPSSGHILFNGHYIAADMLKRPENELRRIQYVFQMADTALNPAHNVATILSRPLKLFHGLRGAALEKRLFQLLDLVRLPRNVLWRRPWALSGGQKQRVNLARALAAEPDLILCDEVTSALDTVVAAAVLDLITELRRELGLSVMFISHDLHAVRSVCDDIIVVQNGRMVTQVSRADYDKPSTELYYERLKRAVPELRQGWLDEHESSDIAL, encoded by the coding sequence ATGAACGTGACACCACACAGTGCCAGCCCGGTTGTGGCGGTAGAAAATTTACGGGTGATCGCCCACGCTGAAGATGGCCATGAGATCCCGCTGGTTTCCGATATTCGTTTTACCGTGCAAAAAGGCGAAGTGCTGGCGCTGATTGGCGAGTCCGGCTCTGGCAAAACCACCATCGCGCTGGCGTTGATGGGGTATGCCCGCCACGGCTGTCACATTGCCGAAGGCAGCATCCATATTGCCGGAACGGATGTCACCGCGCTGACGCCCCAACAGCAGTGTGCGTTTCGCGGCAACAAAGTGGCCTATATCGCCCAGAGTGCCGCCGCCTCCTTTAATCCGGCGATGAAAATCATGGACCAGGTGGTGGAGCCGGTGGTGATCCACGGCATCATGAGCCGGGCGGAAGCGGAAAAGAAAGCGGTGATTTTATTCCGCGAGCTGGCGCTGCCCAATCCCGACACCATCGGCAAACGCTATCCCCATCAGGTCTCTGGCGGGCAGTTGCAGCGCCTGATGACGGCGATGGCGCTGATCAGCGATCCCGAAGTGGTGATCCTGGATGAGCCTACCACCGCGCTGGATGTCACTACTCAGGTGGAAGTGCTGAAAGTGTTTCGTCGCGTGGTACGCCAGCGCGGCATGACCGCCATCTACGTCAGCCACGATCTGGCCGTAGTAGCGCAGATGGCCGACCGCATTCTGGTGCTGCTGAAGGGCAGGATTGCCGAATATGGCACCACTGAAGCGCTGCTTCGTGCGCCGCAGGCGGAATACAGCCATCTGCTGCTGGAGGCGGCAAAACTTAAGCAGCGTCCCAGTCCGTGGATAACGCCCGATGAGAGCGTACAGCCGATGCTGGAAGTGCGCGATCTCTCGGCTGGCTATGGCCCGCTGGACAGCCAGGGGCAGCCGAAAATCCCCATTCTCTCAGACATTAACTTCAAACTCTGGCGCGGTCAGGCAATCGGCATCATCGGCGAATCCGGGTCGGGCAAAACCACGCTGGCCCATGTGATTGCCGGAATGAATGCCCCCTCCAGCGGCCACATCCTGTTTAACGGCCACTATATTGCGGCGGATATGCTCAAGCGGCCGGAGAACGAACTGCGCCGCATCCAGTATGTATTCCAGATGGCCGATACGGCGCTGAATCCGGCGCACAACGTCGCCACTATCCTCAGCCGTCCGCTGAAGTTGTTCCACGGGCTGCGCGGCGCGGCGCTGGAAAAACGGCTGTTTCAGCTGCTGGATCTGGTCAGGCTACCGCGCAACGTGCTGTGGCGTCGCCCCTGGGCGCTTTCCGGCGGGCAGAAGCAACGCGTGAATCTTGCCCGTGCGCTGGCAGCCGAACCGGACCTGATCCTGTGTGACGAAGTGACCTCCGCGCTGGATACGGTGGTGGCTGCGGCGGTGCTGGATTTAATTACCGAGCTGCGCCGCGAGCTGGGGCTTTCTGTTATGTTTATCAGCCACGATTTGCACGCGGTGCGCTCGGTCTGTGACGACATTATCGTGGTGCAGAATGGCCGGATGGTGACCCAGGTCAGCCGCGCCGATTATGACAAACCTTCGACAGAACTCTATTACGAACGCCTGAAGCGCGCCGTACCGGAACTGCGCCAGGGCTGGCTGGACGAACATGAATCCAGCGACATTGCGCTTTAG
- a CDS encoding ABC transporter permease has product MNALTLPWRFFLSLTVSGRAGLLITLVWIFLAVFGVALAPYKLEDIGVGPMLGGISKEFWFGTDYLGRDMLSRILFGARYSIGLALGAAVLASLTGTLLALMAAVAGRWLEEILGRVNDALLVLPGKILALMIVAVFGSSLPMLVVTAVFTYWPGAYRIAYAMASSLRSMDYVRASRLRGESRFYIAIHDILPNMLHPMLTDFGLRFVYIVLLLSGLSFLGLGVQPPYADWGTLVRENLQGLFDGSPAVLMPALAIASLTIGANLFIDSLQAMRPISPAKGVA; this is encoded by the coding sequence ATGAACGCACTCACGTTACCCTGGCGCTTCTTTTTATCCCTCACGGTCAGCGGCCGCGCCGGTCTGCTGATCACTCTGGTCTGGATCTTTCTGGCGGTGTTTGGCGTCGCGCTGGCACCTTACAAGCTTGAAGATATCGGCGTGGGGCCGATGCTGGGCGGCATCAGCAAGGAGTTCTGGTTCGGCACCGATTATCTGGGCCGGGATATGCTCAGCCGCATTCTGTTTGGTGCGCGCTACTCAATCGGTCTGGCGCTGGGCGCGGCGGTATTGGCCAGCCTGACCGGCACGCTGCTGGCCCTGATGGCCGCCGTGGCCGGGCGCTGGCTGGAAGAGATCCTGGGCCGCGTCAACGATGCGCTGCTGGTGCTGCCGGGCAAAATCCTGGCGCTGATGATTGTGGCGGTATTTGGTTCCTCGCTGCCGATGCTGGTGGTCACCGCCGTCTTTACCTACTGGCCTGGCGCTTACCGTATCGCCTATGCCATGGCCTCCAGCCTGCGTTCAATGGATTACGTGCGCGCTTCCCGCCTGCGTGGCGAGAGCCGCTTTTACATCGCCATTCACGATATTCTGCCCAATATGCTGCACCCGATGCTGACCGATTTTGGTCTGCGCTTTGTCTACATTGTGCTGCTGCTCAGCGGTTTGAGCTTCCTCGGCCTGGGCGTGCAGCCACCTTATGCCGACTGGGGCACCTTAGTGCGTGAAAATCTGCAGGGGCTGTTTGATGGCTCTCCGGCGGTGCTGATGCCTGCGCTGGCCATTGCCAGCCTGACTATCGGTGCCAACCTGTTTATCGACAGCCTTCAGGCGATGCGTCCCATCAGCCCGGCGAAGGGGGTAGCATGA
- a CDS encoding ABC transporter permease — protein sequence MNRYMLFLIARRCGAGMLTLLIVSALVFFVTSMLPGDAAQMMLGQNATPETVAALRQQLGLDKPLLMRYLSWLGGMLHGDFGTSFASHLPVSQLVAQRIPATFELAGITTLVSVPLALMIGLTAAMKRGSLFDRGLMVGTMAVVAVPEFLVATIAVIVFAVKLHWVPAMSLGTPAPDILSYLKAYALPVLTLCCVLVAQMARMTRSALINQMESPYLEMTLLKGVSPLRAILRHALPNAVGPIANAISLSLSYLFGGVIIIESIFSYPGLASQLVDAVSNRDLPVVQLCVMVFAVCYLVLLLMADILTIAFNPKWRG from the coding sequence ATGAACCGTTACATGCTCTTCCTGATTGCCCGGCGCTGCGGTGCCGGCATGCTGACGCTGCTGATTGTCTCGGCGCTGGTGTTTTTTGTCACCAGTATGCTGCCCGGCGATGCCGCGCAGATGATGCTGGGGCAGAACGCCACGCCGGAAACGGTGGCGGCGTTACGCCAGCAGCTGGGGCTGGATAAGCCGCTGCTGATGCGCTATCTGAGCTGGCTGGGCGGCATGCTGCACGGCGACTTCGGCACCTCGTTCGCCAGCCATCTGCCGGTTTCTCAACTGGTGGCCCAGCGTATTCCCGCCACCTTTGAACTGGCGGGGATCACCACCCTGGTCTCCGTGCCGCTGGCGCTGATGATTGGCCTTACGGCGGCGATGAAGCGGGGATCGCTGTTCGATCGCGGCCTGATGGTCGGCACCATGGCTGTGGTTGCCGTCCCGGAATTTCTGGTAGCGACCATTGCGGTGATTGTGTTTGCCGTGAAGCTGCACTGGGTTCCTGCGATGTCGCTGGGCACACCCGCCCCGGATATCCTCAGCTACCTCAAAGCCTACGCGCTGCCGGTGTTAACCCTGTGCTGCGTGCTGGTGGCCCAGATGGCGCGCATGACCCGCTCGGCGCTGATAAATCAGATGGAAAGCCCTTATCTGGAGATGACGCTGCTGAAAGGCGTCTCACCGCTGCGCGCCATACTGCGTCATGCGCTGCCTAATGCCGTAGGGCCTATCGCCAACGCCATTTCGCTGAGCCTCTCTTACCTGTTCGGCGGGGTGATCATTATCGAAAGCATCTTCAGCTATCCGGGGCTGGCAAGCCAGCTGGTGGATGCCGTCAGCAACCGCGACCTGCCGGTAGTGCAGCTCTGCGTGATGGTGTTTGCGGTGTGCTACCTGGTGCTGCTGCTGATGGCAGATATCCTCACCATCGCATTCAATCCTAAATGGAGGGGCTGA
- a CDS encoding ABC transporter substrate-binding protein, with amino-acid sequence MSKFRKEFSRVTPSLTQAINDVSITRRGMMKLLSAGAVMSTGLIGFPEMSFAAENPVKGGKMRAAVANASATDTLDPAKGSNSGDYCRQFMFYSGLTELDKSLAAKPALAESIESSDGITWQIKLRPGVTFHDGKALTTQDVIYSLTRHKDPAVASVAISQAKQFSSLTAASPTELTLVLTQPNFDIPTVLATSPFLIVQDGTKDFSKGVGTGPYKMKAFNPGVSTVGVKNPNYWKPGLPHLDEVELMGVTDQAARVNALMSGDLHIVATLTSNDVKRLRQSGQFGVLESKSGMYTNLIIRTDMKPGSNEDFVLAMKYLQPREMMVKTVMQGFGQVANDTPVPPWHPMYNKDLPQRPLDIEKAKYHIKKAGMAGASAEIITTQNIEGSVEGGQLIQQLGRSAGMNFNVRRVPYDGYWSTHWTKDPVGYGSINPRPTIDLLLSQFYLSDAPNNESGWKNPQFDQLVLAARGESDQGKRKQMYGDMQKLIYDHCGTIIPTFISSLDGHSSKVKGVEAWPSGMMMGYRFHEFAWLAS; translated from the coding sequence ATGAGTAAATTTCGCAAAGAATTTAGCCGTGTTACCCCATCTTTAACGCAGGCCATTAATGATGTGTCGATCACCCGACGCGGGATGATGAAACTGCTCTCGGCAGGCGCGGTGATGAGCACCGGCCTGATCGGTTTTCCGGAGATGAGCTTTGCCGCTGAAAACCCGGTAAAGGGCGGCAAAATGCGCGCTGCCGTGGCGAACGCTTCCGCCACCGATACGCTGGACCCGGCCAAAGGCAGCAACAGCGGCGACTACTGTCGTCAGTTTATGTTCTACAGCGGCCTGACCGAGCTGGATAAATCCCTGGCCGCCAAACCGGCGCTGGCAGAATCCATTGAAAGCAGCGATGGCATCACCTGGCAGATCAAACTGCGTCCGGGCGTCACTTTCCACGATGGCAAGGCCCTGACCACCCAGGACGTGATTTACTCCCTTACCCGCCACAAAGATCCGGCAGTGGCCTCTGTGGCCATCAGTCAGGCTAAGCAGTTCAGCAGCCTGACCGCAGCCAGCCCCACCGAACTGACCCTGGTACTGACTCAGCCTAATTTTGATATTCCGACCGTACTGGCGACCAGCCCGTTCCTGATCGTTCAGGACGGCACCAAAGATTTCAGCAAAGGCGTGGGCACCGGGCCATACAAAATGAAAGCCTTTAACCCTGGCGTCAGCACCGTAGGGGTGAAAAACCCGAATTACTGGAAGCCAGGCCTGCCGCATCTGGATGAAGTGGAGCTGATGGGGGTGACCGATCAGGCCGCGCGCGTTAACGCCCTGATGTCCGGCGACCTGCATATTGTGGCAACCCTGACCTCAAACGATGTGAAGCGCCTGCGTCAGTCCGGTCAGTTTGGCGTGCTGGAAAGCAAATCCGGCATGTACACCAACCTGATTATCCGCACCGACATGAAGCCGGGCAGCAACGAAGATTTTGTGCTGGCGATGAAATACCTCCAGCCGCGCGAAATGATGGTGAAGACCGTGATGCAGGGCTTTGGTCAGGTAGCCAACGATACGCCGGTGCCGCCGTGGCATCCGATGTACAACAAGGATCTGCCGCAGCGCCCGCTGGATATTGAAAAGGCCAAATACCACATCAAGAAAGCCGGCATGGCCGGAGCTTCGGCTGAAATCATCACTACCCAGAACATTGAAGGGTCGGTAGAGGGAGGGCAGCTGATTCAGCAACTGGGCCGCTCCGCCGGAATGAATTTCAACGTCCGTCGCGTTCCTTATGACGGCTACTGGTCAACCCACTGGACCAAAGATCCGGTGGGCTACGGCTCAATCAACCCCCGTCCCACTATCGATCTGCTGCTCTCACAGTTCTATCTGTCCGACGCGCCTAACAACGAGTCCGGCTGGAAAAACCCCCAGTTTGACCAGCTGGTGCTGGCGGCGCGTGGCGAAAGTGACCAGGGCAAACGCAAGCAGATGTATGGCGACATGCAGAAGCTGATTTACGATCACTGCGGCACGATCATCCCCACCTTCATCAGCTCGCTGGACGGACACAGCAGCAAGGTGAAAGGGGTGGAAGCCTGGCCATCGGGCATGATGATGGGCTATCGCTTCCACGAGTTTGCCTGGCTCGCTTCCTGA
- a CDS encoding FAD-binding oxidoreductase — MKLESFWQATAPVFTGAAQGDLPATTDVVVIGGGFTGISAALNLARSGLKVVVLEAAEVMSQASARNGGHCNTGVSQNFASLIASQGVEQASRYYQAFADAVDYVQSLVEQEQIACDFLRCGKIKLASKASHFASLRATYEALRSTVDQDVELVGADEIRREIDSDAFHGGLIQKRGGQMHMGKFGIGLAEAAARSGAVIFEHTPVTSLTRLNGYRHRVGTARGEILADKVLMATGCSNVGPFEWYQRRIIPVGSFIVVTEPLDAEKLRGLMPQNRTCVTSLNIGNYFRTTADNRLVFGGRARFAVSSPTSDARSGKILQAGLSKIFPSLSQASIDYCWGGLVDMTADRLPHAGEHEGVFYSLGYSGHGTQMSVWMGRVMADLVAEKSSENPWQRESWPAVPGYFGKPWFLPVAGLYYKAKDRLS; from the coding sequence ATGAAACTGGAATCTTTCTGGCAGGCAACAGCCCCGGTGTTTACCGGGGCAGCACAGGGCGATCTGCCTGCCACCACGGATGTGGTGGTGATAGGCGGCGGGTTTACCGGTATTTCGGCGGCGTTAAACCTGGCGCGCAGCGGGCTGAAGGTAGTGGTGCTGGAAGCGGCTGAAGTGATGAGTCAGGCTTCGGCCCGTAACGGCGGGCACTGTAACACCGGCGTATCGCAGAACTTCGCCTCGCTGATTGCCAGCCAGGGCGTTGAGCAGGCCAGCCGTTATTATCAGGCCTTCGCCGATGCGGTGGACTACGTGCAGAGCCTGGTAGAGCAGGAACAGATTGCCTGTGATTTTCTGCGCTGCGGCAAAATTAAGCTGGCAAGCAAAGCCTCCCATTTTGCCTCACTGAGGGCGACTTACGAGGCGCTTCGCAGCACGGTGGATCAGGATGTTGAGCTGGTGGGTGCTGATGAGATCCGCCGTGAAATTGATTCCGATGCTTTCCACGGCGGCCTGATCCAGAAGCGCGGCGGCCAGATGCATATGGGCAAATTTGGTATCGGTCTGGCGGAGGCCGCAGCCAGGAGCGGTGCGGTGATTTTCGAACACACGCCCGTCACCAGCCTGACCCGTCTCAACGGCTACCGTCACCGCGTTGGCACCGCCAGAGGCGAGATCCTGGCAGATAAAGTGCTGATGGCGACCGGCTGCTCCAACGTCGGCCCGTTTGAGTGGTATCAGCGCCGCATCATTCCGGTGGGCAGCTTTATTGTGGTCACCGAACCGCTGGATGCAGAAAAGTTGCGCGGGCTGATGCCGCAAAACCGCACCTGCGTCACCTCTCTGAATATCGGCAACTATTTCCGCACCACCGCAGATAACCGCCTGGTGTTTGGTGGCCGTGCCCGGTTCGCGGTCAGCAGCCCGACTTCCGACGCCCGCAGCGGCAAAATCCTGCAGGCCGGTCTGAGCAAAATTTTCCCTTCGCTGTCGCAGGCCAGTATTGACTACTGCTGGGGCGGCCTGGTGGATATGACCGCCGATCGTCTGCCGCACGCAGGCGAGCATGAAGGGGTGTTCTACTCGCTGGGCTACAGCGGCCACGGCACACAGATGTCGGTGTGGATGGGGCGGGTAATGGCGGACCTGGTGGCAGAAAAAAGCAGTGAAAATCCCTGGCAGCGTGAAAGCTGGCCAGCCGTCCCCGGCTATTTTGGAAAACCCTGGTTTCTGCCCGTTGCGGGCTTGTATTACAAGGCTAAGGATCGGCTCTCCTGA
- a CDS encoding haloacid dehalogenase type II produces the protein MAVFKPKYITFDCYGTLINFDMAGAAAKQFANRVSPEKMQAFTDDFSSYRMDEVLGAFKLYPQVVGNALYRTCNKWGVECTDEDCAAIMTACATWGPHPDVPAGLAAVAKEFPLVLLTNSTDELIKNHLPRLGAPVHMTITAEEVGAYKPQMKGFEYMLSKLNCGPEEILHVSSSLRYDLMTAYDLGITHKVFVNRGHGPGNPAYGYTEITGVDSLPGVVGL, from the coding sequence ATGGCTGTGTTTAAACCGAAGTACATTACCTTTGACTGTTACGGCACCCTGATCAACTTCGATATGGCCGGCGCGGCAGCTAAGCAGTTTGCCAACCGGGTCAGCCCGGAAAAAATGCAGGCCTTCACCGACGACTTCTCCAGCTACCGCATGGATGAAGTGCTGGGCGCGTTCAAGCTCTATCCGCAGGTGGTGGGCAACGCGCTCTACCGCACCTGCAACAAATGGGGCGTTGAGTGCACCGATGAAGATTGCGCCGCCATCATGACCGCCTGCGCCACCTGGGGACCCCATCCTGATGTCCCGGCAGGGCTGGCTGCAGTGGCTAAAGAGTTCCCGCTGGTGCTGCTGACCAACTCCACAGATGAGCTGATTAAAAATCACCTTCCCCGGCTTGGCGCGCCTGTCCATATGACCATCACGGCGGAAGAAGTCGGTGCTTACAAGCCGCAGATGAAAGGGTTTGAATACATGCTCAGCAAGCTGAACTGCGGACCGGAAGAGATCCTTCACGTCTCCAGCAGCCTTCGCTACGACCTGATGACCGCTTACGACCTTGGGATCACCCATAAAGTGTTCGTCAACCGGGGGCATGGTCCGGGCAATCCTGCCTACGGTTACACCGAAATCACCGGTGTTGATAGCCTTCCGGGCGTTGTGGGGCTTTAA
- a CDS encoding aldehyde dehydrogenase family protein, with protein sequence MLSFDPKKVSLPAGHYINGQHRTGSGSQFLVKRPSDGLPAGELVEASAALVDETVTLADRAVKESGWASCPPRQRGAVLKRWADLIESDQQLARLEALASTRPIHDVVNHEIPFTAEAIRFYAECADKYSGDVLPTRDASLGMLVPEPYGVIGAITPWNFPLSMASWKCGPALAAGNAVVLKPSELTPYSTVRMAELAVQAGLPAGVLNIVQGSGAVTGSALVAHPLIRKVSFTGSTLTGARIMSDAAFNGMKPVTLELGGKSPQLVFDDAGDVAEVAGRILRGFTANGGQACVAGTRLIVQRGIADALITALTELCKGFRPGVTWDENSRYAPMIDRRQAGKVQQVVEAAWQQGGEILVGGKRFEGTGEGYFWQPTLLANVSAESPAVQEEIFGPVLTVQIFDEEQEGLALASHPTYGLCAGVHTKNIDRAMRAMRGIAAGTVWINRYGRSGDFIIPTGGFHGSGIGKDLGRQAFEACQRYKSVLIDF encoded by the coding sequence ATGTTGAGTTTTGATCCCAAAAAAGTTTCTCTGCCAGCAGGCCACTATATTAACGGTCAACACCGCACAGGTTCCGGCAGCCAGTTTTTAGTCAAACGTCCTTCAGATGGTTTGCCAGCGGGCGAACTGGTTGAGGCCAGCGCCGCCCTGGTGGATGAAACCGTCACCCTGGCCGACAGGGCCGTTAAGGAGAGCGGCTGGGCCAGTTGCCCACCACGCCAGCGCGGAGCCGTTTTGAAACGCTGGGCCGACCTGATCGAATCTGACCAACAACTCGCCCGGCTTGAGGCGTTAGCCTCCACCCGCCCGATCCACGATGTGGTCAATCACGAAATCCCGTTTACCGCTGAAGCCATCCGCTTCTATGCCGAGTGTGCCGACAAATACAGCGGCGATGTGTTACCCACGCGTGATGCCAGCCTCGGCATGCTGGTGCCGGAACCTTATGGCGTAATCGGCGCTATCACCCCCTGGAACTTCCCGCTGTCGATGGCTTCCTGGAAATGCGGCCCGGCGCTGGCAGCAGGCAATGCAGTGGTGCTGAAACCATCCGAACTGACCCCTTACTCCACGGTGCGCATGGCGGAGCTGGCCGTGCAGGCTGGCTTGCCCGCTGGCGTGCTCAATATCGTTCAGGGGAGTGGGGCAGTAACCGGCAGTGCGCTGGTGGCGCACCCGCTGATCCGCAAAGTGTCGTTCACCGGCTCCACGCTGACCGGGGCAAGGATCATGAGCGACGCCGCCTTCAACGGCATGAAACCGGTGACGCTGGAACTGGGCGGTAAAAGTCCTCAACTGGTGTTTGATGATGCCGGTGACGTGGCCGAAGTTGCAGGGCGTATCCTGCGCGGCTTCACCGCCAATGGTGGCCAGGCCTGCGTGGCAGGCACGCGGCTGATCGTGCAGCGCGGCATTGCCGATGCGCTGATTACCGCGCTGACAGAACTCTGCAAAGGCTTCCGTCCTGGGGTCACCTGGGATGAAAACAGCCGCTATGCGCCGATGATCGATCGCCGCCAGGCCGGCAAGGTTCAGCAGGTTGTCGAGGCGGCCTGGCAGCAGGGCGGAGAAATTCTGGTGGGTGGCAAACGTTTTGAAGGCACCGGTGAAGGCTACTTCTGGCAGCCAACCCTGCTGGCCAATGTCTCAGCAGAAAGCCCGGCCGTGCAGGAGGAGATTTTTGGCCCGGTACTGACCGTACAAATCTTTGATGAAGAGCAGGAGGGGCTGGCGCTCGCTTCCCATCCGACCTACGGCCTCTGCGCCGGGGTACACACCAAAAATATTGACCGGGCAATGCGGGCGATGCGGGGCATTGCGGCGGGCACCGTCTGGATCAACCGCTATGGCCGCTCCGGCGACTTTATTATCCCCACCGGCGGCTTCCACGGATCCGGCATTGGCAAAGATTTAGGCCGTCAGGCGTTTGAGGCCTGCCAGCGTTACAAAAGCGTACTGATCGATTTTTAA
- a CDS encoding NAD-dependent succinate-semialdehyde dehydrogenase encodes MLTQRLKDADLLRQLACFDGRWQSADNGETLTVTNPSTGEAIATIPALQQAETQRAIARAEAVRHGWAKTPNAQRALLLEKWHQLILENADDLAIIMTAEQGKPLAEAKGEVLYGASFVKWFAEEARRIYGETIPAPTGDRRILIIKQPVGVAAAITPWNFPIAMITRKVAPALAAGCPIIVKPSELTPLSALALMVLAERAGFPSGVIQVLTGLPQGIGAALTGSRTVRKISFTGSTRVGQLLMQQSADSIKRLSLELGGNAPLIVFDDADLEIAVSGVMISKFRNAGQTCVCANRILVQRGIYPRFAERLLEEVAKLRVADGFAEGSTLGPLINAAAVNKVNAHIDDAVSQGATILTGGISQGEGTFVAPTVLGNVTAAMRIAHEETFGPVAPLFIFDTEEQAISMANDTPYGLGAYFFTEDSRRAWRVGEALEFGMVGHNTGAISLEVAPFGGIKMSGVGREGSHHGLDEYLEIKAMHFGSLS; translated from the coding sequence ATGCTCACACAACGCTTAAAAGATGCAGATTTACTCCGACAACTGGCCTGTTTCGATGGCCGCTGGCAGTCGGCGGATAACGGGGAAACCCTCACGGTAACCAACCCCTCTACAGGAGAGGCGATTGCCACTATTCCCGCCTTACAGCAGGCCGAAACCCAACGCGCTATCGCCCGTGCCGAAGCCGTGCGCCACGGCTGGGCTAAAACGCCTAACGCCCAGCGCGCTCTGCTGCTGGAAAAATGGCACCAGCTAATCCTCGAAAATGCCGACGATCTGGCGATCATCATGACCGCCGAACAGGGCAAACCGCTGGCGGAAGCCAAAGGCGAAGTGCTTTACGGGGCCAGCTTTGTAAAATGGTTTGCGGAAGAAGCGCGCCGAATCTATGGCGAAACGATTCCCGCCCCCACCGGCGATCGCCGCATCCTGATCATCAAACAGCCCGTTGGCGTGGCCGCCGCAATCACGCCCTGGAACTTCCCGATTGCGATGATCACCCGCAAAGTTGCCCCCGCGCTGGCGGCTGGCTGCCCAATCATCGTTAAACCCTCGGAACTCACGCCGCTCTCAGCCCTGGCGCTGATGGTGCTGGCTGAACGCGCTGGTTTCCCTTCCGGGGTAATCCAGGTGCTCACAGGCTTACCCCAGGGCATTGGAGCGGCGCTCACCGGCAGCCGCACGGTGCGTAAAATTTCCTTTACCGGATCAACCCGTGTCGGACAACTGCTGATGCAGCAAAGCGCAGACAGCATCAAACGCCTGAGCCTGGAACTTGGCGGCAATGCGCCGTTAATCGTCTTCGATGATGCCGACCTGGAAATTGCCGTCAGCGGCGTAATGATCAGCAAATTCCGCAACGCCGGCCAGACCTGTGTCTGCGCCAACCGCATCCTGGTTCAGCGCGGCATCTATCCCCGCTTTGCAGAACGACTGCTGGAAGAGGTGGCAAAACTTCGCGTCGCCGATGGCTTTGCAGAAGGCAGCACCCTCGGGCCGCTGATCAATGCCGCCGCCGTCAACAAGGTCAATGCGCATATAGATGATGCGGTCAGCCAGGGCGCCACTATCCTCACCGGCGGCATCAGCCAGGGGGAGGGCACGTTTGTTGCGCCTACGGTACTGGGCAACGTCACGGCGGCCATGCGCATCGCCCATGAGGAAACCTTCGGGCCGGTTGCGCCGCTGTTTATTTTTGACACGGAAGAGCAGGCAATCAGCATGGCCAATGACACCCCTTATGGGCTGGGTGCTTACTTCTTTACCGAAGACAGCCGCCGGGCCTGGCGAGTGGGAGAGGCGCTGGAATTCGGCATGGTCGGCCATAATACCGGCGCTATTTCGCTGGAAGTGGCGCCCTTTGGCGGAATTAAAATGTCCGGCGTGGGACGCGAAGGATCGCATCATGGCCTGGATGAATATCTGGAAATTAAAGCCATGCATTTCGGTAGCTTGAGCTGA
- a CDS encoding ASCH domain-containing protein: MALFDSTKMKYPGALAWSIGDNAEMANELAGLVIRGIKTASCGSLASFQREESAPKVGSCNIILNGSGAPVCVIRIVSMRLVRFCDITEDFARKEGEGDLSLEYWRNEHKAFFTREGVYSDDMELVAEEFELTEILSSAGH, from the coding sequence ATGGCATTATTCGATAGCACAAAGATGAAGTACCCCGGGGCGCTGGCATGGTCAATCGGGGACAATGCAGAGATGGCAAACGAGCTGGCTGGTTTGGTGATAAGAGGGATAAAAACTGCCTCATGCGGTTCTCTTGCCTCTTTTCAGCGTGAAGAATCAGCCCCCAAAGTGGGTAGCTGTAATATTATTCTTAACGGATCTGGGGCGCCTGTGTGTGTTATCAGAATCGTTTCGATGCGTTTGGTACGCTTTTGTGACATCACTGAAGACTTTGCCAGAAAAGAAGGTGAAGGCGATTTAAGCCTTGAATACTGGCGGAATGAACACAAGGCCTTTTTCACCAGGGAAGGCGTTTACTCTGATGACATGGAGCTTGTTGCAGAAGAGTTTGAGCTGACGGAGATTTTATCATCCGCAGGACATTGA